One Hordeum vulgare subsp. vulgare chromosome 4H, MorexV3_pseudomolecules_assembly, whole genome shotgun sequence DNA window includes the following coding sequences:
- the LOC123446450 gene encoding uncharacterized protein LOC123446450 — protein MASRSTQRVNQPSSYSSRAFPHHPTHSGIHLRDHTSRSFRSRARSHGDARPYANSQLPRGAHPRTSSLDQQELTAEPFPAAVQAIVGVNLRDQATGDRRHGVARPRPKVPHHREWIPGAWIRPSMLSIWSALPSTSGSGTASGLLLGEDDRGPTCSSVRPHMALTTKSSHAVARVGCYSKAALPRPRLFGHALTAWAS, from the exons ATGGCCTCCCGATCCACTCAACGAGTCAACCAACCATCATCCTACTCCTCTCGTGCTTTTCCCCATCATCCAACACATAGCGGGATTCATCTGCGCGACCACACGAGCAGGAGCTTCCGCAGCCGTGCACGCTCCCATGGAGACGCTCGTCCCTATGCCAACTCTCAGTTGCCGCGCGGGGCGCATCCGAGGACCTCCTCGCTGGATCAGCAAGAGCTCACTGCCGAGCCTTTTCCGGCCGCCGTTCAAGCCATCGTCGGTGTCAATCTCCGGGACCAGGCCACTG GAGACCGCCGCCATGGAGTCGCCCGTCCTCGCCCCAAGGTGCCTCATCATCGGGAATGGATTCCAGGGGCCTGGATCCGCCCGTCCATGCTCTCGATCTGGTCCGCCTTGCCCTCGACGTCCGGATCCGGCACTGCCTCTGGCCTTCTGCTCGGGGAAGACGACCGAGGCCCTACATGCTCCTCTGTTCGTCCGCATATGGCTTTGACCACCAAATCGAGCCACGCGGTCGCTCGCGTGGGCTGCTACTCCAAGGCCGCCTTGCCTCGACCACGCCTCTTCGGCCACGCTTTGACCGCGTGGGCCTCCTAG